TGCAGGGGAAGGGAATTGGACGAGCACTGTTATCCCGATGCGAACTATATCTTACTCAGAAAAAATGTACTACGATTGGTTTGGAGACTATGACAAATATCTCAAGAAACATAGATTTCTATCTAAGGAGCGGTTATAAATTTAATGGAACCTCAATAATAATGGAAAAAGGTCTAACAGCTTCTGAGACTTCCAACATCTCATGCTCAAATTTAGAGGAAATATACTCAACTTTGAATGAGATAGATTCTTTGTGTCGAAAAGCCAGCAACGGGTTAGACCTTGCTCCTGAAATTATCGGCTCTTCTATCAATGATTTAGGAGCAGTCTTTCTTTTACGGCGTAAAGGTCTCCTCCGAGGCTTTTCTGTTGTTCATTCCCTCTATCCCATTGACGAGGCAGATCATGCAGCTCTGCGACTTTTACTCGTGGACAACAAGATCAAGGATCAAACGTCAATATTTCAGGAACTAATAAAAGCGTGTGAGCGTTGGGCTTTTGCAAACGGACGAAGAAGGATTTTCGTGCGTTTTTCTGGCGAGCACACTCTAATGTATGAACAACTTGTTAACCGTGGATACAAACTCGATGCAGTTAATGTAAGAATGTATAAAGGTCTTGAATTCAAAGAAAATGCCACCTATATGATGGCGGCCTGGGCGGGGTAAGAATCATATTTTTGATAAAATTAAAAGATCTCCTCGTCAGGTTGATATTGTTACTGTGGTTAATAGTGAAATAGCCAATTCTAATGAAATCAAGCCTTCCTAAATTTCAGTAAAAACCGTTGACATCAGACATATTTTAAACTCGATTAAAAGAACGCGAAATAGGAAAGCGCAAGAGATTAATATAAGTTCAAAAGAAAAAATAGTTCTGGAAGAAATCCTTTGAAGAAATTACAATAAGCATGATTATTTTTATTTTTATTATATAATATTTTAAAACAATAATTTCAAAGATTTAAAAAAATAATTCATTCTAAAGAATAATGATATTGGAATTATTTTAGAAAAGCCCTAGATAAAGTAAAATAGTAATCTCACCTACGAAATCTCATGGGTTCGATTGGCGATCCAACCTCTGGGGAGAATCTATTCCGCGACTCAGAGATATTTATGGAGCCAAGGCGTAATGCTCCCTGTTCCCTGTGTAAAGGATCAAAGAACCTCTGTGGAAAAGCTTTATGTCCTCTGATGGTAAAATTCTATTCTCACCTTAGTATAAAGTCGCTAATCGATACCGTTGAATTATCTGGCTCTTCTCCTCCTGGCGTTTTCGTAGGTAGGCATGGATATCCAAAAGTGGATGTTGGCCCTTTGGTACCCCCTTTTTACGGGGATACAACAGTCTTAGACACACCTGAAAATTGGGTCGGGAAAAGCATTACTGAGATAACCGATTTTCGTTTCAAATTGGTCCGAGGAAAATTTAGAACAGACGTGAAAGAATTTCAAAAAGCAGGTAAAGTGGTTGATTATACCAGGGAATTAGCCATGACGATAAACCCATTGGATGTGGAAATTTACTTCGAAAAGAAACCCTCAGGAAAGATAATCTTGGATGATGAGATACAACCCTTTGGTCCATCTGGAAGAGTTAAAAAAATGGACCTCTCAAATCCAAAATATGATAGAAGGATGGAAAAGGCATATTATGATACAGATCTTAGTGCGGTGGAGGCAGTTTTGCAGCTTTATAAAAATGGAGTACTAATTTCAAGCATCCAAAAGGCCTTTTCCATGGGCTGCTTGGGTATCGAAAAAAGCAGAAAACTTGTGCCAACTCGTTGGAGCATCACTGCTGTTGACGATATGATTGGTAAAACGTTATTGAGTAAGAATAAGACCTATCCTACAATAAACGAGTTCCGGGTCTATGACTGGGAGCAGTTGGATAATCGCTGGTGCGTGATGCTCATGCCTACCTCGTGGCGTTATGAGTTGATTGAGGCCTGGTATCCTAACACCGCCTGGAATCCTATGGGTGACCAAGTTGCGATTATATCAAGTCATGAATTCTATGAGGGCAGGAAGGAATACGCAGAAATTGGTGGCTGTTATTATGCCGCCCGTCTTGCTGTGAATGAATTATTATCAAAGGAAAAGAGACAGGCTGGAGCCGTGATATTCAGAGAGGCTCATCCCGGTTACATTATGCCTGTGGGAGTTTGGAACGTTAGAGAAAATGTTCGCCAGGCGTTGAAGCAAAAACCTTTTAACTATAACACTATCGAAGAGGCATTAAAACATATCAGTAGGCGAATGGATATACCGCTTGAAAAGTGGATTAAAGCATCGGCGATTTTGAGAGATTTTAAACATCAAAGAAGAATGGATGATTATGCATGATTTCGAATCATTTGGTTCTGATGAGACTTCGATAGAGAATAAATTAGTTTGCAGATCCTGTAAGGTTGCGTTGTCAGAAAGCCGATTGCCAGGCATTGATTATGCACTTAATCCATATGATGGTTGCGCACATGATTGTGTATATTGTTATGCCCCGTTCATATCACGGCGTGAACGGCAACATTGGAAAAATGTAATTGTTAAGAAAAATCTTCTTAAATTGCTTCGTTTTGAAGCGCCAAAGAAAAGAGGAATCATTGGATTAAGCACTATTACTGATCCTTACCAACCGATAGAAGAAAGATTGAGACTAACTCGCCATTGCTTAGAAATATTAGTGAGGAATGATGCAGATATTACCATTCTTACTAAATCACATATAATCACTCGAGACATAGACCTATTGAAGCAATTGTCAAAGGTAGAGATTGGAATAACGATAACGACGGTCGATGACGATATGGCTAGAATTTTTGAACCGGGTGCACCTCCTCCTTCAAGGAGACTCAGGGCTTTAAAGGAACTTAATGATGCAAATTTCGATACATATGTTCTTATAGGACCTGTAATGCCTTTTTTCAATGAATTAGATTTCATCAAATTAGCAAAATCTATCTACGCAACAGGATGTTCGCGTGTTATTATTGATAGGATGCGATTTAAGCAAGGAATGATGGAATACTTACATTCTCGTCTACATTGCTTCGAATTTTGGCAAAATTTGCAACTATCATTGGAGTCAATTGATTATCTCCAAAATCTTGAGAAAATAGTTGGAAAAATTTGTGAAGGGTATGGTCTGAAGGTGCAAAAGGCATTTTGATTTTTACCAAAATTAGTAAAAGAGAAACTTAAAATTAAGGATTTTGAAGCCAGAGGTCAAGAATATAAGCAATTTATATATAGAAGCACTGAAATACCGGTGGCACGGTGTTATTATGGCGTATGGTTTGGGAGGCCAACAGCCCATAATTGTGCTCAAAGAAGGCACAGAAAGGGCCAAGAATAGGGAGGCGCAGTTCAACAATATTGCCGCCGCGCGCGCTGTTGCGGATGCAGTCCGATCAACATTGGGACCTAAGGGTATGGACAAGATGCTTGTTGATTCCTTGGGCGATGTTGTGATTACCAACGACGGCGTAACAATATTAAAAGAGATTGATGTGCAACATCCTGCGGCTAAAATGGTAGTCGAAGTTGCCAAGACACAAGACAACGAATGTGGAGATGGAACCACCACTTCTGTAATACTTGCTGGAGAGCTTTTAAAAAAGGCAGAGGGTCTAATCGAGCAGAATATTCATCCCACAATTTTAGCAAATGGGTATCGTATGGCAGCGGCCAAAGCTATGGAGATACTTGATGCAGTGGCGGTGAAAGTAACACCTGATGATGAGGAAATGCTGAAAAAGATTGCCAAAACGGCTATGACTGGAAAATCTGTCGGCGGTCAGAGGGACTTTTTAGCTGATATGGCCGTTAAAGCAGTCAAGGCGATTGCCGAGAAGCACAATGGCAAATGGAAGGTTGACGTTGAAAACGTTAAAGTAGAGAAAAAGACCGGTGGCAGCATCGCGGATAGCACTATGATCCAAGGCATCGTCGTCGACAAAGAAAGAGTTCATCCCCGAATGCCAAAAGCAGTCAAGAATGCAAAGATTGCGCTCATTACTGGCTCGCTAGAGATTAAAAAGACTGAGGTCGAAGCCAAAATTCAAATTAGAGATCCTGCGTCAA
This is a stretch of genomic DNA from Methanomassiliicoccales archaeon. It encodes these proteins:
- a CDS encoding Nre family DNA repair protein; amino-acid sequence: MEPRRNAPCSLCKGSKNLCGKALCPLMVKFYSHLSIKSLIDTVELSGSSPPGVFVGRHGYPKVDVGPLVPPFYGDTTVLDTPENWVGKSITEITDFRFKLVRGKFRTDVKEFQKAGKVVDYTRELAMTINPLDVEIYFEKKPSGKIILDDEIQPFGPSGRVKKMDLSNPKYDRRMEKAYYDTDLSAVEAVLQLYKNGVLISSIQKAFSMGCLGIEKSRKLVPTRWSITAVDDMIGKTLLSKNKTYPTINEFRVYDWEQLDNRWCVMLMPTSWRYELIEAWYPNTAWNPMGDQVAIISSHEFYEGRKEYAEIGGCYYAARLAVNELLSKEKRQAGAVIFREAHPGYIMPVGVWNVRENVRQALKQKPFNYNTIEEALKHISRRMDIPLEKWIKASAILRDFKHQRRMDDYA
- a CDS encoding radical SAM protein, which gives rise to MHDFESFGSDETSIENKLVCRSCKVALSESRLPGIDYALNPYDGCAHDCVYCYAPFISRRERQHWKNVIVKKNLLKLLRFEAPKKRGIIGLSTITDPYQPIEERLRLTRHCLEILVRNDADITILTKSHIITRDIDLLKQLSKVEIGITITTVDDDMARIFEPGAPPPSRRLRALKELNDANFDTYVLIGPVMPFFNELDFIKLAKSIYATGCSRVIIDRMRFKQGMMEYLHSRLHCFEFWQNLQLSLESIDYLQNLEKIVGKICEGYGLKVQKAF